A genomic window from Cupriavidus metallidurans CH34 includes:
- a CDS encoding cupin domain-containing protein, which translates to MTATTGNLLRDVPVHASAEIFADLMEWQAAGRVRIERIVSNGQASAPGFWYDSTDDEWVLVISGSAAVEVDDGTTHTLGAGDWLHLPAHCRHRVARTDAAQPTIWLAIHVSPAAT; encoded by the coding sequence ATGACGGCGACCACCGGCAATCTACTGCGAGACGTACCGGTTCACGCATCGGCGGAGATCTTTGCCGATCTGATGGAATGGCAGGCGGCGGGCCGGGTGCGCATCGAGCGCATCGTCTCGAACGGCCAGGCCAGCGCGCCCGGCTTCTGGTACGACAGCACCGACGACGAGTGGGTGCTCGTGATCAGCGGCAGCGCCGCCGTGGAAGTCGACGACGGCACGACGCACACGTTGGGCGCCGGTGACTGGCTTCATTTGCCGGCCCACTGCCGCCACCGCGTGGCAAGGACCGATGCGGCACAGCCGACCATCTGGCTGGCGATCCACGTCTCCCCGGCGGCCACCTGA
- a CDS encoding glycine betaine ABC transporter substrate-binding protein — protein sequence MSHSFTRFALRQCRFLGALLVLLVMACGPAAGADTLRIGSKRFTESYILGEILRQVAEPHGPVRYLPGLGNTAIVFQALQAGSIDLYPDYTGTLASEILRLPGTATLEQINAALAPMGLGAAIALGFDNTYAIAVSDAQPVSLRALGDLAGQPDLRIALSHEFLGRADGWPALKRAYGLPQRPSGIDHGLAYEALAHGQIDATDIYSTDAKISKYHLRVLEDNQRVFPRYEAVIVYRLDVPTRHAAAWQALRRLAGTIGTQDMIAMNAAAEVDGKTFSAVARNFLSGHPGVSADGVARSDQRDNLAGMLTNADTGRLTVRHLALVGGSVGAATLVGVPLGVVAARRRRFGQVLLALVGMLQTIPSLALLAMLIPALGRIGIWPALVALFLYALLPIVRNACTGLQEVPAGMRDAALALGMRPLQVLWYVELPLSLPVLLAGIKTAAIISVGTATIAAFVGAGGYGERIVTGLALNDATQLLGGAIPAALLALVVQGGFGLAEYLRDRKRARMAKFG from the coding sequence TTGTCTCATTCATTCACGCGGTTCGCCCTCCGGCAATGCCGCTTCCTTGGCGCGCTGTTAGTGCTGTTGGTCATGGCCTGTGGTCCGGCTGCCGGCGCCGACACGCTGCGCATCGGTTCCAAGCGCTTTACCGAGTCGTACATCCTGGGCGAGATCCTGAGGCAGGTTGCCGAGCCGCACGGCCCGGTGCGATATCTGCCGGGGCTGGGCAACACCGCCATCGTGTTCCAGGCGCTCCAGGCCGGAAGCATCGACCTATACCCGGACTACACCGGCACGCTCGCCAGCGAGATCCTGAGACTACCCGGTACCGCCACGCTGGAGCAGATCAACGCCGCGCTGGCGCCAATGGGATTGGGCGCGGCCATCGCGCTCGGCTTCGACAATACCTATGCGATCGCGGTCTCCGATGCCCAGCCAGTCAGCCTGCGCGCGCTTGGCGACCTTGCGGGGCAGCCGGACCTGCGGATCGCCCTGTCGCACGAGTTTCTTGGCCGTGCCGATGGCTGGCCCGCGCTCAAGCGCGCGTATGGACTGCCTCAGCGACCATCCGGGATCGATCATGGCCTCGCCTACGAGGCATTGGCGCACGGACAGATTGACGCGACCGACATCTATTCGACCGATGCCAAGATCAGCAAGTACCATCTGCGCGTGCTCGAGGACAACCAGCGCGTGTTTCCGCGCTACGAGGCGGTGATCGTCTACCGGCTCGACGTGCCGACGCGTCATGCGGCGGCGTGGCAGGCACTGCGGCGTCTGGCTGGCACTATCGGAACGCAGGACATGATCGCCATGAATGCGGCAGCGGAAGTCGATGGGAAGACGTTCTCTGCTGTGGCCCGCAATTTCCTGTCCGGGCATCCAGGGGTATCGGCGGACGGTGTGGCGAGATCGGATCAGCGCGACAACCTGGCGGGGATGCTGACGAACGCGGATACCGGGCGCCTGACTGTCCGGCATCTGGCGCTGGTCGGCGGCTCGGTGGGGGCCGCCACGCTGGTCGGCGTGCCGCTGGGTGTGGTGGCTGCGCGCCGGCGCCGGTTCGGTCAGGTGCTGCTGGCCTTGGTCGGTATGTTGCAGACCATCCCGTCATTGGCGCTGCTGGCGATGCTGATACCGGCGCTGGGCCGCATCGGCATCTGGCCGGCACTGGTCGCGCTGTTCCTCTATGCTTTGCTGCCGATCGTGCGCAACGCGTGCACCGGGTTGCAGGAAGTGCCGGCGGGGATGCGCGATGCCGCCCTGGCACTGGGGATGCGGCCGTTGCAAGTGCTCTGGTACGTGGAGTTGCCGCTCTCCCTGCCGGTGTTGCTGGCCGGTATCAAGACCGCAGCCATCATCAGCGTAGGCACGGCGACCATCGCTGCGTTTGTCGGCGCGGGCGGGTACGGCGAGCGGATCGTGACCGGACTGGCGCTGAACGACGCCACCCAGCTTCTCGGCGGCGCGATTCCGGCCGCGCTGCTGGCATTGGTGGTGCAGGGTGGCTTTGGTCTGGCCGAATACTTGCGGGATCGAAAGCGTGCACGCATGGCGAAATTTGGGTAA
- a CDS encoding cytochrome c — protein sequence MHHNKNGTAMRGFAIGWLAWMTWLSVSTAWAAPPTASQAQVERGRYLARVANCVACHTAEGGAPMAGGLPLQTGAGTVYSTNITPEASTGLGRYSLDDFDRAVRRGVARDGRRLYPAMPYPSYARMTRDDVAAVYAWLRAEVKPVAQTNRDAQMRWPYSMRWLMVPWNLLHLEEGPIPASADRGAAWNRGAYLVQAVAHCGACHTPRGTLFGEKGTDTRSREFLSGATVEGWSATNLTGDMLTGLGAWSLAEIVEYLHTGRNAHATSFGPMSTVIASSTQYMTPGDLDAVATYLKSIPGARREAEPFRYDATVATQLEQGRFDTAGARQYATYCMPCHNASGKGYERVFPPLAGNPTVVDPNPASLVNLLLNGAVTARVNTAPTDYHMPGYGWTMEDQELAHLLTFIRSSWGNRAAPVTAQTVAERRKATGKQATNAR from the coding sequence GTGCATCACAACAAGAACGGTACCGCGATGCGTGGATTCGCAATCGGATGGCTGGCATGGATGACGTGGCTGTCGGTGAGCACCGCATGGGCGGCGCCGCCCACTGCTTCCCAAGCGCAGGTAGAGCGCGGCCGTTACCTGGCGCGTGTCGCCAATTGCGTTGCCTGTCACACCGCCGAGGGCGGGGCGCCGATGGCCGGCGGGTTGCCACTGCAGACGGGTGCCGGCACCGTCTACTCCACCAATATCACGCCTGAGGCCAGTACCGGCTTGGGCCGCTATTCGCTCGACGACTTTGACCGTGCTGTACGGCGCGGCGTGGCCCGTGACGGCCGGCGCCTGTATCCCGCCATGCCGTATCCGTCGTACGCGCGTATGACACGAGACGACGTGGCCGCCGTGTATGCGTGGCTGCGTGCCGAGGTCAAGCCGGTAGCGCAGACCAATCGTGATGCGCAGATGCGCTGGCCATACAGCATGCGGTGGCTCATGGTGCCGTGGAACCTGCTCCATCTGGAGGAAGGGCCGATACCGGCCAGCGCTGACCGGGGCGCGGCGTGGAATCGCGGCGCTTATCTCGTCCAGGCCGTGGCGCACTGTGGCGCCTGTCATACCCCGCGTGGCACGCTGTTCGGCGAGAAAGGGACCGATACACGCAGCCGCGAGTTTCTGTCCGGCGCAACGGTCGAGGGGTGGTCGGCCACGAACCTGACCGGCGACATGCTGACCGGGCTCGGCGCCTGGTCGCTGGCGGAGATCGTCGAGTACCTGCACACGGGGCGCAACGCCCATGCCACATCGTTCGGGCCGATGTCGACAGTCATTGCCTCGTCAACCCAGTACATGACCCCCGGAGATCTCGACGCCGTGGCGACCTATCTCAAGTCGATCCCGGGCGCGCGCCGGGAGGCTGAGCCGTTCCGTTATGACGCAACCGTCGCCACGCAACTCGAACAGGGCCGGTTTGATACCGCTGGCGCGCGCCAGTACGCGACCTACTGCATGCCGTGCCACAACGCCAGCGGCAAGGGCTACGAGCGGGTATTTCCGCCACTGGCCGGCAACCCGACGGTGGTGGACCCGAATCCCGCATCGCTGGTGAACCTGCTGCTCAACGGCGCAGTCACGGCGCGGGTCAACACCGCGCCCACGGACTACCACATGCCCGGCTATGGCTGGACCATGGAAGACCAGGAACTGGCACATTTGCTGACCTTCATCCGCAGCAGCTGGGGGAATCGCGCCGCGCCCGTGACGGCGCAAACCGTGGCGGAACGCCGCAAGGCAACAGGAAAGCAGGCGACGAACGCACGATGA
- a CDS encoding NAD(P)-binding protein, producing MTITRRDFLNGTALTIAAGLAPTSVLRAAEAQGPAYPPALTGLRGNHPGTFTLAHSLAREGAKYPGVLARESYDLVVVGGGIGGLAAAWFYQQRFGGNARILILDNHDDFGGHAKRNEFTVRGRTLVTYGGSAEMPPSANDNAAVRALLAGLDLAPRIQARPGDDYARRGLGRAVFFDAEHFGRDQWLAGDPFAALVDARNAGVRPAPEDLGAFLNAAPLPPADRQALQRLAQGETDYLSGMAGEARARYAQSTRYAVFLREKAGLGLPGLRFLRSRSQDAYALDADGITVAQAISIGLPAGAGMAAPAIDPRLGKSPASRLWFPDGNATLARALASKLVPGVAAAQGQEIVGARFDYSKLDREGNPVRIRLNSTAIAIEPDVRITRVTYGWQGNLQRVEAAHVVVAGYDMMVPFILPSLPVPAKAALRACVKAPLVYTKVALDNWRAFDALKTWRIHAPTMAYSDLWLESAPGGKDDPVVLHMLYVPTVPDSGMSARERFRAGRAFLLGTPFEVLERDIRAQLDRMLAAGGFKSARDIQGITVNRWAHGYSYMPSGLAPDDANLQVALEQAGRGVGNIRIAGADTAGSPSVTAAIEQSMRAVGSLNPKT from the coding sequence ATGACCATTACTCGCAGAGACTTCCTGAATGGTACGGCGCTGACGATTGCCGCAGGGCTCGCGCCCACCAGCGTGCTGCGTGCCGCGGAGGCGCAGGGCCCTGCCTATCCTCCCGCGCTGACCGGCCTGCGCGGCAATCACCCCGGCACGTTTACGCTCGCGCATAGTCTGGCGCGGGAGGGTGCGAAGTATCCGGGCGTGCTGGCGCGCGAATCTTATGACCTGGTGGTGGTCGGTGGCGGCATCGGTGGGCTGGCTGCGGCGTGGTTCTACCAGCAGCGCTTCGGTGGCAACGCGCGCATCCTGATCCTCGACAACCACGATGACTTCGGCGGCCACGCCAAGCGGAACGAGTTCACGGTGCGTGGCCGCACGCTGGTTACCTACGGCGGCAGTGCCGAGATGCCGCCGTCGGCCAACGACAATGCGGCCGTCCGGGCGTTGCTGGCGGGGCTCGACCTCGCGCCGAGGATCCAGGCGCGCCCCGGGGACGACTATGCGCGGCGCGGCCTTGGGCGTGCTGTGTTCTTCGATGCCGAGCATTTTGGGCGCGATCAGTGGCTGGCTGGCGATCCGTTCGCGGCGCTGGTCGACGCGCGCAATGCTGGAGTGCGTCCAGCACCGGAAGATCTGGGCGCCTTCCTGAACGCCGCGCCATTGCCGCCAGCCGACCGGCAGGCGCTTCAGCGTCTGGCGCAAGGTGAGACTGACTATCTGTCAGGCATGGCTGGCGAGGCGCGCGCCCGTTACGCGCAATCCACGCGCTATGCGGTGTTTCTGCGCGAGAAGGCTGGACTAGGGCTACCGGGGCTGCGGTTCCTGCGCAGCCGCAGCCAGGACGCCTACGCGCTCGATGCCGACGGCATTACGGTGGCCCAGGCCATCTCGATCGGATTGCCGGCCGGTGCCGGCATGGCCGCCCCGGCGATCGACCCGAGGCTGGGCAAGTCACCGGCGTCGCGGCTTTGGTTCCCGGACGGCAATGCCACACTGGCGCGCGCGCTGGCGAGCAAGCTGGTGCCAGGCGTGGCGGCGGCGCAGGGGCAGGAAATCGTCGGCGCGCGTTTCGACTACAGCAAGCTCGACCGGGAAGGGAATCCGGTGCGTATCCGTTTGAACAGCACCGCCATCGCGATCGAACCAGACGTGCGGATCACGCGCGTGACCTACGGGTGGCAGGGCAACCTGCAACGCGTGGAAGCCGCGCACGTGGTCGTGGCCGGCTACGACATGATGGTGCCGTTCATTCTGCCTTCCTTGCCGGTGCCGGCCAAGGCCGCGCTGCGCGCGTGCGTGAAGGCGCCGCTCGTTTACACCAAGGTGGCGCTCGACAACTGGCGTGCGTTCGATGCGCTGAAAACGTGGCGAATCCATGCGCCGACCATGGCCTACTCGGACCTCTGGCTCGAATCCGCGCCGGGCGGCAAGGATGACCCGGTGGTGCTCCACATGCTCTATGTACCGACCGTGCCCGATAGCGGCATGTCGGCCCGCGAGCGGTTCCGCGCCGGTCGTGCCTTTCTGCTTGGTACGCCGTTCGAGGTGCTCGAGCGCGACATCCGCGCCCAGCTCGACCGTATGCTGGCTGCCGGTGGTTTCAAGTCAGCCCGGGATATCCAGGGCATTACCGTCAATCGCTGGGCGCACGGATACAGCTACATGCCATCCGGGCTCGCGCCCGACGACGCAAACCTGCAAGTTGCGCTGGAGCAGGCAGGGCGGGGTGTGGGGAATATCCGTATCGCGGGGGCCGATACGGCCGGGAGCCCGTCGGTAACCGCAGCGATCGAGCAGTCAATGCGGGCGGTGGGGTCTCTCAATCCCAAGACCTGA
- a CDS encoding MarR family winged helix-turn-helix transcriptional regulator, with the protein MKHYTPENFHLTQSIGFHLNKARNSLLLEMDSALRPLDINGQQMGILLALTRGMAGTPFEISKLLGIDSGLMTRMLDRLEEKGLLERSRSIDDRRVVNLTLTSKGRLVSAEIPSIAPEVLNERLKEFTPEEFDEFRRLLQKFVMG; encoded by the coding sequence GTGAAACACTACACACCCGAGAACTTCCATCTCACCCAGAGCATTGGTTTCCACCTGAACAAGGCACGCAACAGCCTGCTTCTGGAAATGGATTCCGCATTACGTCCCCTGGATATCAACGGGCAACAGATGGGTATCCTGCTGGCGCTGACCCGCGGCATGGCGGGCACGCCGTTTGAGATCAGCAAGCTGCTCGGCATCGACAGCGGCCTGATGACGCGCATGCTCGACCGGCTCGAGGAAAAAGGCCTGCTGGAACGCAGCCGCAGCATCGACGACCGTCGCGTGGTGAATCTGACCCTGACCTCCAAGGGCAGACTGGTTTCGGCAGAGATCCCGTCGATCGCACCGGAAGTGCTGAATGAGCGACTGAAGGAATTCACGCCCGAAGAGTTCGACGAATTCCGGCGCCTGCTGCAGAAGTTTGTTATGGGCTGA
- a CDS encoding BamA/TamA family outer membrane protein — MQPPAKKKLTFFDPEDGKLDMSDFLLNHKGALPVPTIITEPAVGYGFGLGLLFFSESMADAAAEARASGKGPAPPNITVLGGAYTDNGTWAAGFGHFHTWDGDRIRYLGGIGKVDANLEYFGVSNQPRSYELSGFALVQQLLIRVGDTHWFIGPRYVFADTSATFKFGNSAQELGSFERDQRIGKGGIVIDYDSRDNIFYPNKGSYAELEVQFARAGFGSTQTFDMYNARGFTWIPVARTLILGLRGDTRFSTGDVPFYAQPYVDLRGVQKGRYQDRNAVMTEVELRWDVTPRWSLLAFSGAGKAYGRWNDFSDASTVVSVGGGFRYMIARKLGLSMGIDVAHSRDQNAFYIQVGSAWH; from the coding sequence ATGCAACCTCCGGCAAAGAAGAAACTGACGTTCTTCGATCCGGAAGACGGGAAGCTCGACATGAGCGACTTCCTGCTCAATCACAAGGGCGCGCTGCCGGTGCCGACGATCATCACCGAACCGGCGGTGGGTTACGGCTTTGGGCTCGGGCTGCTGTTTTTCTCCGAATCCATGGCGGATGCGGCCGCCGAGGCCCGGGCCAGTGGCAAGGGGCCGGCGCCGCCGAATATCACGGTGCTGGGCGGTGCCTATACCGATAACGGTACGTGGGCGGCCGGCTTCGGGCATTTCCACACCTGGGATGGCGATCGCATCCGTTATCTGGGCGGTATCGGCAAGGTGGACGCCAATCTCGAGTACTTCGGCGTCTCGAACCAGCCGCGATCCTATGAGCTGAGCGGCTTCGCGCTGGTGCAGCAGTTGCTGATCCGGGTGGGCGACACACACTGGTTCATCGGTCCGCGCTACGTATTTGCCGATACGTCCGCAACGTTCAAGTTCGGCAATTCGGCGCAGGAACTGGGTAGCTTCGAGCGCGACCAGCGTATCGGCAAGGGCGGTATCGTCATCGACTACGACTCGCGCGACAACATCTTCTATCCGAACAAGGGCAGCTACGCCGAACTGGAAGTGCAGTTCGCGCGAGCCGGCTTCGGCAGCACACAGACGTTTGACATGTACAACGCGCGTGGCTTCACGTGGATTCCGGTGGCCCGTACGCTGATTCTCGGCTTGCGTGGCGATACGCGTTTCTCCACGGGTGATGTGCCGTTCTACGCGCAGCCCTATGTGGACCTGCGCGGTGTGCAGAAGGGACGCTATCAGGACCGCAATGCCGTGATGACCGAAGTCGAACTGCGCTGGGACGTCACGCCGCGCTGGTCGCTGCTGGCGTTCTCCGGCGCGGGCAAGGCGTACGGACGGTGGAACGATTTCTCCGATGCGTCCACCGTGGTCAGCGTCGGTGGCGGTTTCCGCTACATGATCGCCCGCAAGCTGGGCCTGTCGATGGGTATCGACGTGGCGCACAGCCGTGACCAGAATGCGTTCTATATCCAGGTGGGTAGCGCATGGCACTAG
- a CDS encoding carboxymuconolactone decarboxylase family protein has translation MTTRLHTIAVQDATGQTAELFGALRGAIGKVPNAYATIGSNAPAVLAQALQTNAALKKGNLSARELEAINLSVSEHSGCDYCVAAHTLTGKMAGYTGDQMCQLRRGSYPEDAKIDALTRFAVELVSTRGTVPAASLEAIRAAGYSDGQIVEAIQAISAILFTNMINRVNDTTLDFPAVA, from the coding sequence ATGACCACCCGCCTGCATACCATCGCCGTCCAGGACGCCACCGGCCAGACCGCCGAACTTTTTGGCGCGCTCCGCGGTGCCATCGGCAAGGTGCCGAACGCCTACGCGACGATCGGCAGCAATGCGCCGGCTGTGCTCGCGCAGGCGCTGCAGACAAATGCGGCGCTCAAGAAGGGCAACCTGTCGGCGCGTGAACTGGAAGCCATCAACCTCTCCGTGAGCGAGCACAGCGGTTGCGACTACTGTGTGGCTGCACATACGCTGACGGGCAAGATGGCCGGCTATACCGGCGATCAGATGTGCCAGCTCCGTCGGGGCAGCTACCCAGAGGACGCAAAGATTGACGCGCTGACCCGCTTCGCGGTGGAACTGGTGAGCACGCGCGGCACGGTACCTGCCGCAAGCCTGGAGGCGATACGCGCCGCTGGCTACAGCGATGGGCAGATCGTCGAGGCCATTCAGGCCATCAGCGCGATCCTGTTCACCAACATGATCAATCGCGTCAACGACACGACCCTGGACTTCCCGGCCGTGGCATAA
- a CDS encoding cupin domain-containing protein, with amino-acid sequence MDSLSELVRLLAPAGTVDLHCRVAGAWSAHNEQAPPGHVPYHVILDGQASVQVGKETLQVGMGDVLLFPHGAAHTLHGMQGGRRRAAESRQFNGVVTEVSVPGAAAPLDILCGTFVLGSASKVLLSALPEMLCVGTRGNGDGEGEGGADDLAWLRGLIGMMHAEAERPGPGSAAIIADLSTALFTVLLRTLIAQGGVSQGVIALMADPRMARAVDAVVRAPEKPWTLDSLAQVCNVSRATLARRFSQLGMTPLELVTTLRMERAARLLRQDGLSAAAVAEQCGYASQAAFGRVFAQQFGIGPGAYRRQHRALRHGA; translated from the coding sequence ATGGACAGCCTTAGCGAACTCGTGCGCCTGCTGGCCCCAGCCGGCACGGTGGACCTCCATTGCCGCGTGGCGGGCGCGTGGTCGGCCCACAATGAACAGGCGCCACCCGGTCACGTGCCGTACCACGTGATCCTGGATGGGCAGGCCAGCGTGCAGGTGGGCAAGGAGACGCTGCAGGTTGGCATGGGCGATGTGCTGCTGTTTCCGCACGGCGCCGCCCATACGTTGCATGGCATGCAGGGCGGCCGGCGCAGGGCAGCGGAGTCGCGACAGTTCAACGGGGTGGTGACGGAAGTGTCGGTACCGGGCGCGGCGGCGCCGCTCGACATCCTGTGCGGCACGTTCGTGCTTGGCAGCGCGTCCAAGGTTCTGCTGAGCGCGTTGCCAGAGATGCTGTGCGTCGGCACAAGAGGCAACGGCGATGGTGAAGGTGAGGGCGGCGCGGACGATCTGGCCTGGCTGCGCGGCCTGATCGGCATGATGCATGCAGAAGCGGAGCGCCCCGGCCCGGGTAGCGCTGCGATCATCGCCGATCTCTCGACCGCGCTGTTCACCGTGCTGCTGCGCACGCTGATCGCCCAAGGGGGTGTTTCGCAGGGCGTCATTGCCTTGATGGCCGACCCTCGGATGGCGCGCGCCGTCGACGCTGTGGTCCGGGCGCCCGAGAAGCCGTGGACTCTCGACAGTCTCGCTCAGGTTTGCAACGTGTCACGCGCCACGCTGGCGCGTCGCTTCTCGCAACTGGGCATGACGCCGCTGGAACTGGTGACGACGTTGCGCATGGAACGCGCCGCGCGGCTGCTGCGTCAGGATGGCCTGTCGGCGGCGGCCGTGGCTGAACAGTGCGGATATGCGTCGCAGGCGGCGTTTGGCCGTGTTTTCGCGCAGCAGTTCGGCATCGGGCCGGGCGCATACCGGCGGCAGCATCGCGCGCTGCGCCATGGCGCCTGA
- a CDS encoding LysR family transcriptional regulator, producing MPSATRPNENWDDYRYFLAVARSGTLSAAAEQLGTEHTTVARHIHALERTLNTRLFHKSHTGYALTDAGERLLATAETIEGALLASKAAAAGEQEIAGIVRIGAPDGFGSMFLAPRIHALTERHPRLEVEIFAAARIFSLTRREADIAIGLSGAEHLRVASHRLTDYRMFVYGTKSYLKRAAQIRTKADLAQHPFVGYVEELLFSPELSFSGAVGVELPARVRCTNLLTQVHATLSGHCLCIIPAYVAADFPALVPVLPDAVAVTRTFHMHVHEDHWKSAHVRAVANFIAEEVEANTGLFLDGTG from the coding sequence ATGCCCTCCGCGACCAGACCCAATGAAAACTGGGACGACTACCGGTACTTCCTGGCCGTTGCCCGATCGGGCACGCTCTCCGCGGCTGCCGAGCAACTCGGCACAGAGCACACGACGGTGGCACGCCATATCCACGCACTTGAGCGGACCCTCAATACGCGCCTGTTTCACAAGAGCCATACGGGCTATGCGCTGACCGATGCGGGCGAGCGACTGCTGGCCACCGCCGAGACGATCGAAGGCGCGCTACTTGCCTCGAAGGCTGCGGCGGCAGGCGAGCAGGAGATCGCCGGCATCGTGCGGATCGGCGCGCCCGACGGCTTCGGCAGCATGTTCCTGGCGCCGCGCATCCATGCGCTGACCGAACGGCACCCCAGGCTCGAGGTGGAAATCTTCGCCGCCGCCCGGATCTTCAGCCTGACCCGTCGCGAAGCCGATATCGCCATCGGCCTGTCGGGCGCGGAGCATCTGCGTGTGGCGTCGCACCGACTGACCGACTACCGTATGTTCGTCTACGGAACGAAGTCGTACCTGAAGCGCGCTGCGCAGATTCGTACCAAGGCAGACCTCGCGCAGCATCCCTTCGTCGGCTACGTGGAGGAATTGCTGTTCTCGCCCGAGTTAAGCTTTTCCGGCGCGGTCGGCGTCGAGCTTCCGGCGCGTGTGCGCTGCACGAACCTGCTGACCCAGGTTCACGCCACGCTCTCCGGACATTGCCTCTGCATTATCCCGGCCTACGTGGCGGCGGATTTCCCCGCGCTGGTGCCGGTGCTGCCCGATGCCGTGGCCGTGACGCGTACATTCCACATGCACGTTCACGAGGACCACTGGAAATCGGCGCATGTGCGTGCCGTGGCCAACTTTATCGCCGAGGAAGTCGAGGCGAATACCGGGCTGTTCCTCGACGGTACGGGCTGA
- a CDS encoding CidA/LrgA family protein: MSGLLPTAMSAPASTPPSSAGSASAASTATSAIPAGSRHLRTLTQVGGLLVVWFAADSLTRAFGWSMSPGVLGLLGVLVLLLSGRLQVGWVKDGANWLLGELVLFFIPCVVAVINYLPLFRREGVQLAIAVTAGTVLVMAATALAVHAGCRLEAQLEARRVRARSNGAQ, translated from the coding sequence ATGTCAGGTTTGCTGCCCACCGCCATGTCCGCCCCCGCATCCACGCCCCCGTCTTCTGCCGGTTCTGCCAGTGCCGCCAGTACCGCCACGTCCGCCATACCTGCCGGCTCGCGCCACCTGCGCACGCTCACGCAAGTTGGCGGGCTCCTCGTCGTCTGGTTTGCCGCCGATTCGCTCACCCGGGCGTTCGGGTGGTCGATGTCGCCAGGGGTGCTGGGGCTGCTGGGCGTGCTGGTCCTGCTGCTGTCCGGCCGCCTTCAGGTCGGCTGGGTCAAGGATGGGGCCAACTGGCTGCTTGGCGAGCTGGTGCTGTTTTTCATCCCGTGCGTGGTGGCCGTGATCAACTATTTGCCGCTGTTCCGGCGCGAGGGCGTCCAGCTCGCCATCGCCGTAACGGCAGGCACGGTGCTCGTCATGGCCGCCACGGCGCTGGCGGTCCATGCCGGCTGCCGGCTGGAGGCGCAGTTGGAGGCGCGGCGGGTGCGGGCGCGCTCGAACGGAGCACAGTGA
- a CDS encoding LrgB family protein has protein sequence MPALSGLHLAPSVASFLCLAWTVALYFAVKPLYQRLPRIWLSPAIVVPALTIPLLLITGIPYAEYVADTRWMVWLLGPATIAFAVPIYEHREIVRRHWIALALGVIAGMLVAMLSARLLAEAFHFSSEVSSSLMARSVSTPFAVAVVAHTGGSAELVSLFTVMTGLAGMIVGDTVLGLLRLRSPVAQGASLGTAAHGFGTARARQRHAEEGVVASLTMVLAGVLMVIAGPTLTGWVTALVG, from the coding sequence ATGCCTGCGCTCTCCGGTTTGCATCTGGCCCCGTCCGTGGCGTCGTTTCTCTGCCTGGCATGGACCGTCGCGCTGTACTTCGCGGTCAAGCCGCTGTACCAGCGCCTGCCACGGATCTGGCTGTCGCCGGCGATCGTCGTGCCGGCACTGACCATCCCGCTGCTGCTGATCACCGGTATTCCCTACGCCGAGTACGTTGCCGATACCCGGTGGATGGTCTGGCTGCTCGGACCGGCCACGATCGCGTTCGCCGTGCCGATCTATGAGCACCGCGAGATCGTGCGCCGTCACTGGATCGCGCTGGCACTTGGCGTGATCGCCGGGATGCTGGTGGCGATGCTCAGCGCGCGGCTGCTGGCCGAGGCATTTCATTTCAGCAGCGAGGTGTCGAGCAGCCTGATGGCGCGTTCCGTGTCCACGCCGTTCGCTGTGGCCGTGGTCGCGCATACGGGCGGGTCCGCCGAACTGGTGTCGCTGTTCACCGTAATGACCGGACTTGCCGGCATGATCGTCGGGGACACGGTGCTCGGCCTGCTGCGACTGCGCTCGCCCGTGGCGCAGGGTGCATCGCTTGGCACCGCCGCGCATGGTTTCGGCACCGCGCGCGCCCGGCAGCGTCACGCCGAAGAGGGTGTGGTCGCCAGCCTGACGATGGTGCTGGCCGGCGTGCTGATGGTCATCGCCGGCCCAACCTTGACGGGCTGGGTCACGGCATTGGTGGGCTGA